The sequence acactcacaccaaAGGGGACACATCTTGTGTTGGGACACGGCCCCCATCCTGCACCTCCATGATACCGGGGCAAGATAGTCAGGGCGGGGAGCCTCTCAGGCTATGTATGGCCCAGAGGCAGTGGTGGTCTTTTAAGCTCCCCTCCCCTTAAGGACCTTTGCCCAGGCCCCTTGGCCATTCTCACCCCACCATGAACTGCACAGAAAGGGCCCCCAGACTCCAGAAAACTCTGCCCTGCCCACATGCCCTGGAGAGGGCTCAGGCCCCACTCAGACCAGCAGCCCTGGAAGATCCCTCGGGCTCCATCTGACCCTGAGCTCAGGGCAGCACCTCAGGGGCCTCAGCCTCTGGAGCAAGGCTGGTGAGGCTCAGCCTCAGAATCCCACCCTCACAGTGGGCAGCACCTGGCTCTGGTCCCCCTCAGGGGAAGTGGGGGGGTGCAAGGTGTGGGAGACCCCAAAGACAGAAAGAGCCAAGTGGGGACAGTCCTGGGCTGTGGATCAGGAGTCAAGGAGAGGAGGACCCTGGAAacagacagccccccccccccgcccaatgCATCTTGGGGCCACGGGACTGCTGGGATTGGACTTTTCTGACCCCTAGACCTTCTTCAGCAGCCTCCATAGAAGGCCTCGTTCTGAGGGTCTGGCAATAGCTCAGCAGGCtatgcgcacatggcacaaagtgcaaggaccggcttaaggatgccagttcaagcccttggctccccacatgcaggttggtcgcttcacaagtggtgaagcaggtctgcaggtgtctatctttctctcccccgtctgtcttccctcctcttcaacaagaaagacatcaataacaacaccaatataaccacacaaggataaaacaagggcaacaaaagggaaaaaaatagcctccagaagcagtggattcatggttcaggcaccgagccacaacaataaccctggaggcaaaaaaaaaaaaagtcttcattcTTCAAGTGATAGCTCagatggttgagtgtacatgttgcagtgcacaaggacccaggttcaagccccccatccccacctgcaaggggaaagtttcacaaatggtgaaataggtgtctcgtgtctctctgtctctcaccctctctatctctcccttcccgctctatttctggcagtctctatccaataaataaagacaataattaaaaaaattaaaaataaagaaggccTTATTCTTAACTTCTTATTACATAATATCCACTACTGCTTTttaaaacacttatttatttatttattcccttttgttgcccttgttgttttattgttgtagttattattgttgttgttattgatgttttgttgttggataggacagaaggaaatggagagaggaggggaaaacagagaaggggagagaaagacagacacctgcagacctgcttcaccgcctgtgaagtgactcccctgcaggtggggagctgggggctcgaaccgggatccttatgctggtcctgcgctttgtgccacctgtgcttaacccgctgtgctaccacccgactcccccagtgcTGCTTTTGACAGGCAcaagcatgtacacacacacacacacacacacacacacacacacacacacacacacagcctgttaCACACTCCATCACACACACTGTTAAGCACACCGCCTGCTCaccagcccccattccccactagCCTTAGCGTAGCACATGGTGGCGCAGGCAGCAGGCAGGGGGCGGCTTCTAGGGATGCAGGAGGGTCAGGTCCTCAGTGCTGCACAGCTGAGCAGCTAAGAGCCCAGCAGCTGCTTTAAGGAGGATGGGGAAGGCAGGTGGGgccagagagggagggtggggcaTGCTGGGATGTCAGGAGAGGGGTCCACTTCTGATACTCTGGGTGCCTTCTGGTCCTGCCCTCCCTTCTGTGCAGGTGGGGTCTGTGGCCCAGGAAGGTCCCCCACTCCTGCTCCCCTGCCACCTCTTCTGGGCTtccagggaggggaggaggtgggggaagaggagggagggagaggctgagAGTAGATAACTTAGTAGTTAtgcggggaggagggagggagagtggcaGGAGAGCTTCCCTATTGCTAAGTCATCTGAAGGTCTGTTACTCAGACACCCCTTTCATGGGCTTCCTGGCCCTGGGCCCAGGCTGGGTCGGGGTGGAGGAGGATTCTCAGAACAGAAGTTCAAGACCCGAGCAGGCCTGTGACAAGCTGCCCTGACACACACCAACCTGTACCCCAGAGCCCCTGGGAGTGGCCTGTGCCCCAGCCGCTCTGCAGCCCCAAGACCTGCCTGTCCTAGCGCTGCCTCATGGAATCACATGTGTGTCCCTTGTGGCAGCTTGTGACACTCAGGGGCCATGCCCAGGGTCACACAGGGAACTGAGTGACAGCCTGGGGTCTGGGTTCCCCACCTGGTTTCCGTCCAGCTGCCAGGGACATGGGGGTCTCCCTGGCTGCTGTGAGTGAATCTGGGGGTCCCGGATGTGACCCTGCTTGGACAAGGGTCCCCCTGGCATGAGCCTAGGATATGGACCCTCAGGACCTGCAAAGGGCCACATGGTGCTATATCCTCGGCCTCAGGGGGTGAGGGTCCCTGCTGCCTTACATCCCCTCAGCtctgtgctgtgtgctgatgAGTCtgtcctggggtggggagggggcactcCACTCTCCCCTGAGCTAGTGCCTCTCACGCAGCCACACCCAAGCCCTGTGATCCTGCCCCCACAACACCCCAGGAAGCTGGGCCCCTTCCGGGGGTGCAGGGCATCGGATTACAGGGGTACTGCTGCAGGGTATAGAGGTGAAGCtgggagggctgcctgcaggaGGATGTCTGGGTCTAGCCAGAAAGCAGCAGCTGGACTCTGGGTCAGGCTGGGCATGTTAGTGGCTCCTCTGGTCAGAGAAGTCCCCCACACCAGAGGCTATAACCATTCCTTTGTGACCCCATGGTCTTCAGGGTggacagagttcttttttttttttccctccagggttattgctgggctcggtgcctgcatcatgaatccaccgctcctggaggccattttccccccctttttttgcccttgttgttgtagcctcgttgtggttattattattgcccttgttgacgctattctttgttggatagggcagagagaaatggagagaggaggggaagacagagtgggggagagaaagatagacacctgcagacctgcttctccgcctgtgaaccgactcccctgcaggtggggagccgggggctcgaaccgggattcttacgccagtccttgcgcttcgcgccacatgcgcttaacccgctgcaccaccgcccgaccccggtGGACAGAGTTCTGACCCTCCGAGGATACACACCCTGCACTAAGGCCTCAAGCcaccctggggagacagcaggctGATGCAACTCTGGTCCTGGCGCCCCCTCTCCCCTGGCCCCAGCTCCAagtccctattttcttttttaaaaaaatttctttaattagctttattgatagagacagtcagaaatcaagagggaagggggaaatagagaggcagagagacacctgcagctctgctttgctgcttgaaagctttcccactacaggtgggggctggggacttaaacctgggtctttgggagttgggcagtagcacagggggtgaagcaggtctgcaggtgtctttctctccccctctctgtcttcccctcttctctccatttctctctgtcctaacaatgctgacatcaataacaataataactacaacaataaaataacaagggcaacaaaaaggaataaataaatatatatttttaaagtggtccaggaggtggcgcagtgataaagctttggactctcaagcatgaggtcctgagtttgacccctggcaacatatgtgccagagtggtgtctgattctttctctctcctcctatctttctcataaataaataaaatttatttatttattcccttttgttaccattgttgtagttattattgttgtcgttgttgttggataggacagagagaaatggagagaggaggggaagacagagtggggagagaaaaacagacacctgcagacctgctttaccgcttgtgaagcgacttccctgcaggtggggagccagggcttgaacctggatccttatgctggtctttgtgctttgcgccacctgcgcttaacccgctgcgctaccgcctgactccctgataaataaaatctttttaaaaaaccccagggagttgggtggtaaggaccggcataaagatctcggtttgagcccccggctccccacctgcaggggagtcgcttcacaggcggtgaagcaggtctgcaggtgtctgtctttctctccccctctctgtcttcccctcctctctccatttctctctgtcctatccaacaagatgacatcaatgacaacaataaaacaagggcaacaaaagggaataaataaatatttaaaaacaaaacaaaacaaaacaaaaaaaacccggGTCTTTCTGCATTGTagcctgtgcactcaactaggtgcaccagttCGGGCCGCTCCAAGCCCCCCTCCCAGTTTCCTGCCCACCTGTCACTCTTGGTCTCTCCCACAAATACTGAAAGTCACGTGACTTCTCAGAAGGCAAGAGGCAGAGCAGAGCCCTGCCCAGAGCCCTCCTTCCGGACCTCCCCACAAACATCCTGTTTGCAGTGTCCAGGTGGCCCTGGCCCCTGGCAGCCCCCCTGCCATTTCTCAGATGAGAGACCTGAGCTGACTGAGGCCAAGGCTTGGATCCCCAGCAAGGGGACGATACCAGGCCTGAGTGAGCTTGCCTGGAACCTGGGCTCAAGGCCTCTCCAGGGGCCGAGCCCCACCCTCTTCTGAGACTGAATCTCGACCTCACCCTGGAACCCCAGCTCTGTGGGCACAGCCAGGAGCCTCTTCCCCAGTCTCTCAGTCCCTGACTGCTCCCACAGCCACAGCCGTGGTCACAAGCCTCAGACGATGAGCAGGAGACCACATGAGCTCCAGCCGCTGTGGCTCCTCAAGGCCACCACATTGAGCCACGTCCCGAGCCTGGAAGCTTTCCTCCCCTGAGAACATGCCCCAGACCCATCGGTGTCCAGTGACCTGCCTCCGGGAGCCTGACCTCAGGCCGGCACAAGGCCAGGCAGGAGCCAAGCAGTCAGGTGCTGGCCTGCTCAGAGAGCCTGTCCTCACAGCAGGCTTGGCCTGTGCTCTCTGTGGTAGACACAAACACAACAACAATCAGTTCTTCAACCTCCTTTAATTCCAGAGCCTAAGAGGAGGCTGGGAGAGGAGTGTGGGGGGTCAGGTTGaccggggtggggagggaaggctGCTTCAGGGCACTCACTGCAAGAAGTGGGGCTAGAGGAGCTGTCTTGGTCTGGAGGGGGGAGCCCTCTGCTGCATCTACACAGAGTAGCTGAGTGACTTGAGCATGTTGCTGAGGGGCAGCAGGGTGTCACAGATGGCCTCATAGCAATCCAGCAGCCAGGGGCGCAGGACGTCCTGCCAGATCTCCCGCAGCATCTGCACTGTGCTGTGGAACATCCTGCACACCCAGTCCCACCAGCTCTCGCTGGGGCCCTTGTCTGTGCCTCTGTCCTGTGGGGGTGCAGAGGCCTTCCGGACCCTTGAACGCAGCTCCGAACTCTGGATTGGGCACTCCTGCAGAAACGAGGGCTGCTCAGTGCCCCGGGGTGGCCCTATCTCTTGCCACTCGGACCCCCAGTCTACGTGAACACTCAGGCACAGACGCAGATGGAGACCTTCTGTTTTCTTGTCAAAGTTCCTGGACTCATGGAATGTTCTAGAAGCGTGGCCTCCACCACCACTCCCTCTCCATCCCAGGcactacagaagccatacctgCTGCTGGTTGGCAGGCCCTTAGCTCCCACTCTCCCACACCATGAACTCAACAGTCTGGAATGGAGCACAGGGCTGGTTGTGGGGGCCCACAGGGACCCTCACCCACACAGGGCAGCACACACGTCGAGGAGGGCTGAGGGGGCTTCTCCTACTCACCACGTTGTTTTTCTTACATTCCTCATGCAGTGTCTCAACCAGGGACTCATTCATATCCAACTGGGGAGAGGGCGTGCAGGCTGACATCTGTTTCCCCGTGGTGGCCTCCACACTCAGGGGCATCCTGGGAAGAGtcatctctcccctaccccccccccctggCTGACCACCTCctggggactgagcctcaggGGAGGGTGAGCCTGGACTAACCTTGTAGTCTGTGAGGGCTGAATTGACCTGTGGGAGAAGCACATGGTAGAGCCCAGTCTTCCTCATGTTCTGTCTCCCAAGTCCAACATGTTCTCCCCCACGTCACTGAGTGCTCCCCAGAGCCTGGGAACCAGGCGTGTCTGGTATCCCTGCCCTGTCACCAACACACCTGTGGGAGACCTGCCCCCAGCCTCTAGTCCAACCCCATTTGTGCACCAGCCAGGCTGGTGAGCCTGATGGAGAGTGGGCCCATCCCGCCCACCCAGTGGGGTCACCTACGGACTTCTGGTCTCCGTCTCGTATGCTTTTGATCTTGTCGATAAATTTGTCCAGATTCTTGTGCTGGCAGAGAAGCAGAGTCGGTGTTATAAGTCAGCTGTCTTGCTCCAGGGCCCCAGATGTGCTAAGACATTCTCAGCCTCACAGAAGAGTCCacattcccctccctcctccattcATGGGGAGACTTACCAACTTGGGCCTCATAGCTTCTAGTATGATTATACCCATCTGTGGAGAGGACAGTGACACTCAGGCCTGTGAACCATGCCAGTCAGTCCCACACTCTATCCAGGAGGGAGGCCAGAGTCAGGTGCTAGTGAACAGATCCTGAGAGCCCACCTTGACCTCTCCTTGTTCCCCTCTACAGAGCCTGCCACAGAGAAGCCGGGGCTGGTGGACAGTGTGTGTGGGCCCTTGGCAATGCCACATGGGGGGAGAGTGGGTGGGTAACAATGTGTGACATCAAAGCTTTATAAGGGGCGACCACAAGGCTCTGGTGAGTCATTTCTGCATGACAAGACCCCTTACTCAGCCAGGAgagctagcacagtggttatgcaatggAATCTTGTGCCTAAAGCtatgaggacccaggtccaaCCCCTGGTACCACTATGTCAGAGTTGAGGAATCCTCtggattttaaaatgtattaattaaATTAAGGTGgagaaatatttatgtattcttaaagatagaagaagagagagagaaagaaccagacatcactttggtacatgtgctgccagggattgaactcaggacctcatgcttgagaatccaaagctttatccactgtcccacctcccagaccactctgggTTTGGTATTTATAAGAAGCAGTGAATTCTGGGCGGAGAAGGGGTCCTGTGAATATTTCAGTTGATTTTTTGAGCTGCCACTTTCTCCAATTCTATTACCACCTGATTAAATCAACTTTGCTCACATCAACTCTTGTTCTCAatacattttttaagtatttattttatttatttattcccttttgttgcccttgttgttttattgttgtagttattattgctgttgtcgttgttggataggacagagagaaatggagagaggaggggaagacagagaggggaagagaaagacagacacctgcagacctgcttcaccgcctgtgaagcgactcccctgcaggtggggagccggggctcgaaccgggatccttatgccggtccttgtgctttgtgccacctgcttaacccgctgtgctacagcccgactcccctcaataCATTTTTTGATTAGCCAGCGCTAAATTTTCTTTTGGGGAAAACAGGGACTTGGGCTCCACCATTTGGCCTTTCCTGGTCCCAGGATTGTTAGCTCAGGGTCCGGGTGGTAACCTGTTGAGTCTGGGCTCCACACCCACAGCCAAAAATATTCCCTGCCAGGCTCCTTGCATCGGTGACCCAGCCTCCCCCATTCTGGAACTCAGGGAGGAGGGCCAGAGCCAGgtggctgggggggtggggaggttagAGGACACTGGGCAGAGGGACAGGGGAGGGAGACTCCAGGTACCCTGTCCCTGCCCACCCAACACCATGCTCACTCACCGTGGAGAGGCTCATGGCTCTTCAGTCTGTGGCTGGGGCTTATGGGAGGACGGAGGGAAGGAAAGTCTTCCTAGCAGCAGACTGGATCTTCTAGGCTCTGCAGTCCCTTCTTCCCTGATATAGGCTGGGAACGCCTGGGGAGGGCTGGGCCAGAGCAGCCGGGTGCAGAGGTGAGGGGAGTGTGGTAGAGACTGGCAGAGGCAGCTGGAAGTGGATACTGGACTCCAGGCctgaggggcagggcagggacacCTTGCCAGGCCCTGTTCCTCCCCCCTGTGCAGATGGGAGTCTCCACCCATTAGTCAGGAGTAAGGGAGGGTCTAAGGA is a genomic window of Erinaceus europaeus chromosome 15, mEriEur2.1, whole genome shotgun sequence containing:
- the LOC132533057 gene encoding uncharacterized protein LOC132533057 isoform X2 — its product is MSLSTHKNLDKFIDKIKSIRDGDQKSVNSALTDYKVSPGSPSPEAQSPGGGQPGGGGRGEMTLPRMPLSVEATTGKQMSACTPSPQLDMNESLVETLHEECKKNNVECPIQSSELRSRVRKASAPPQDRGTDKGPSESWWDWVCRMFHSTVQMLREIWQDVLRPWLLDCYEAICDTLLPLSNMLKSLSYSV
- the LOC132533057 gene encoding uncharacterized protein LOC132533057 isoform X1, encoding MSLSTMGIIILEAMRPKLHKNLDKFIDKIKSIRDGDQKSVNSALTDYKVSPGSPSPEAQSPGGGQPGGGGRGEMTLPRMPLSVEATTGKQMSACTPSPQLDMNESLVETLHEECKKNNVECPIQSSELRSRVRKASAPPQDRGTDKGPSESWWDWVCRMFHSTVQMLREIWQDVLRPWLLDCYEAICDTLLPLSNMLKSLSYSV